One genomic window of Micromonospora sp. WMMD1128 includes the following:
- a CDS encoding HAMP domain-containing sensor histidine kinase translates to MSSSPHSDLGGRLRRRLAGWSLRRRLVLSVVALLALVSVGIGGLTTVALRHFLIGQIDNQLTFGDRRPADLERWARRGVDPTRPNQVAPPVPPAGETAPAPPGGFPPGSIAARVPPTGGPSGQVRTESGATESVSAADLADLATVTPDDRPRTVDVGARGDFRAIAVTSPRGDGDVLVLAIPTAQVDETVMWMLVAQAGVIGAGLVIAGGLGALIVRGTLRPLNRVAATAARVTELPLDRGEVALSVRVPAADTDPRTEVGQVGGALNRMLGHVAAALAARQASETRVRQFVADASHELRTPLAAIRGYAEVARRGRQEVPPDVAHALRRVESESTRMTSLVDDLLLLARLDSGRPLTAEPVDLTAMAVNAVSDAHVAGPEHRWQLELPDEPLTVTGDPHRLHQVVGNLLANARVHTPAGTAVTTRLAAVPDGVELQVTDDGPGIPADLQAEVFERFARGDSSRSRAHGSTGLGLAIVAAVVEAHHGRVEVASDPGRTAFTVWLPRSTADA, encoded by the coding sequence ATGTCCTCAAGCCCGCACAGTGACCTCGGCGGGCGGCTGCGGCGGCGGCTGGCCGGCTGGTCGCTGCGCCGCCGCCTGGTCCTCTCCGTGGTGGCGCTGCTGGCGCTGGTGAGCGTCGGCATCGGCGGCCTGACCACGGTCGCCCTGCGGCACTTCCTGATCGGCCAGATCGACAACCAGCTCACCTTCGGCGACCGCAGGCCGGCCGACCTGGAACGCTGGGCCCGCCGCGGCGTCGACCCGACCCGGCCCAACCAGGTGGCCCCGCCCGTACCGCCCGCCGGCGAGACGGCGCCGGCGCCGCCGGGAGGCTTCCCGCCGGGCTCGATCGCGGCCAGGGTGCCACCCACCGGCGGCCCCTCCGGGCAGGTCCGGACCGAGAGCGGCGCCACCGAGTCGGTGTCCGCGGCCGACCTGGCCGACCTGGCCACGGTGACCCCCGACGACCGTCCCCGCACGGTCGACGTCGGGGCCCGGGGAGACTTCCGGGCCATCGCGGTGACCTCCCCGCGCGGCGACGGCGACGTGCTGGTCCTGGCGATCCCGACGGCCCAGGTCGACGAGACCGTGATGTGGATGCTCGTGGCCCAGGCCGGGGTCATCGGCGCCGGCCTGGTCATCGCCGGCGGCCTCGGCGCGTTGATCGTCCGGGGCACGCTCCGCCCGCTGAACCGGGTCGCCGCGACGGCCGCCCGGGTCACCGAGCTGCCGCTGGACCGGGGCGAGGTGGCCCTGTCGGTCCGGGTGCCGGCCGCCGACACCGACCCGCGTACCGAGGTCGGGCAGGTCGGCGGCGCGCTCAACCGGATGCTCGGCCACGTCGCCGCCGCGCTCGCCGCCCGGCAGGCGAGCGAGACCCGGGTACGCCAGTTCGTCGCCGACGCCAGCCACGAGCTGCGCACGCCGCTGGCCGCGATCCGGGGTTACGCCGAGGTGGCCCGGCGTGGCCGGCAGGAGGTGCCGCCGGACGTGGCGCACGCGCTGCGCCGGGTCGAGTCGGAGAGCACCCGGATGACAAGCCTCGTCGACGACCTGCTGCTGCTCGCCCGACTGGACTCCGGCCGTCCGCTCACCGCCGAGCCGGTCGACCTCACCGCGATGGCGGTGAACGCGGTGAGCGACGCGCACGTGGCCGGACCGGAGCACCGTTGGCAGCTCGAACTGCCCGACGAGCCGCTCACCGTCACCGGCGACCCCCACCGGCTGCACCAGGTGGTGGGGAACCTGCTGGCCAACGCGCGGGTGCACACCCCGGCCGGCACCGCCGTGACCACCCGCCTCGCGGCGGTCCCGGACGGCGTCGAGCTCCAGGTCACCGACGACGGACCGGGCATCCCGGCGGACCTGCAGGCGGAGGTGTTCGAGCGGTTCGCCCGCGGGGACAGCTCCCGTTCCCGGGCGCACGGCAGCACCGGTCTGGGCCTGGCCATCGTGGCCGCCGTGGTGGAGGCGCACCACGGCCGGGTCGAGGTGGCCAGCGATCCCGGCCGCACCGCGTTCACGGTGTGGCTGCCGCGATCCACAGCGGACGCATAG
- a CDS encoding response regulator transcription factor translates to MGSMVMNGQAAQGRIELRRPDGEPVRVLVVDDEPTLTDLLSMALRYEGWQVAAAGNGMAAISTARQFRPDAVVLDVMLPDLDGFQVLRRLREQSPSVPVLFLTARDAVEERIAGLTVGGDDYVTKPFSLEEVIARLRALLRRTGFAVAAREEAVLTVGDLSLDEDSHEVRRGDDLITLTATEFELLRYLMRNPRRVLSKAQILDRVWNYDFGGQANVVELYISYLRKKIDAGRTPMIHTLRGAGYVLKPAQ, encoded by the coding sequence ATGGGGAGCATGGTCATGAACGGGCAGGCCGCGCAGGGCCGCATCGAGCTGCGCCGACCCGACGGTGAGCCGGTGCGGGTGTTGGTGGTGGACGACGAGCCGACGCTCACCGACCTGCTCTCGATGGCCCTGCGCTACGAGGGCTGGCAGGTGGCCGCCGCCGGCAACGGGATGGCGGCGATCAGCACGGCCCGCCAGTTCCGGCCGGACGCCGTCGTGCTCGACGTGATGCTGCCGGACCTGGACGGGTTCCAGGTGCTGCGCCGCCTGCGCGAGCAGTCACCGAGCGTGCCGGTGTTGTTCCTGACCGCCCGGGACGCGGTGGAGGAGCGCATCGCCGGGCTCACCGTCGGCGGCGACGACTACGTGACCAAGCCGTTCAGCCTGGAGGAGGTGATCGCCCGGCTGCGCGCCCTGCTGCGCCGCACCGGGTTCGCGGTCGCCGCGCGGGAGGAGGCGGTGCTCACCGTCGGCGACCTCAGCCTCGACGAGGACAGCCACGAGGTACGCCGCGGCGACGACCTGATCACGCTCACCGCCACCGAGTTCGAGCTGCTGCGCTACCTGATGCGCAACCCCCGCCGGGTGCTGAGCAAGGCGCAGATCCTGGACCGGGTGTGGAACTACGACTTCGGCGGCCAGGCGAACGTGGTCGAGCTCTACATCTCGTACCTGCGCAAGAAGATCGACGCGGGCCGGACACCCATGATCCACACGCTGCGTGGCGCGGGCTATGTCCTCAAGCCCGCACAGTGA
- a CDS encoding serine/threonine-protein kinase: MRTLGGRYELEQRAALGGMSEVWRAHDRVLDRTVAIKLISPGLDGDAGSVERIRAEARSAARLVHPNVASVHDFGTATLPDGRPVPYIVMELAEGETLAAHLRAGPLDWRIAVRVCAEVCAALAAAHGHGIVHRDVKPANVILTPSGVKVLDFGIATPAGAPDRTPEGMVVGTPAYLAPEQLDRQPATPAADMYALGVLLYYCLTGRLPYDADSATQLLGVRRRRPPRPLPEVPGLPSEVAELCERCLDSDPTARPTSAMAALLLAEAVDARIYVPMTVLLPRQRAPEVSPWTRRAAAEATEAMALEAATSGRVR; encoded by the coding sequence ATGAGGACGCTGGGCGGGCGGTACGAGCTCGAACAGCGAGCCGCGCTGGGTGGCATGTCCGAGGTGTGGCGGGCACACGACCGGGTGTTGGACCGCACGGTCGCGATCAAGCTGATCTCACCCGGCCTGGACGGCGACGCCGGTTCGGTGGAGCGGATCCGGGCCGAGGCCCGCTCGGCGGCGCGACTGGTGCACCCGAACGTCGCAAGCGTGCACGACTTCGGCACGGCCACGCTGCCGGACGGGCGGCCGGTCCCGTACATCGTGATGGAGCTGGCCGAGGGGGAGACGCTCGCCGCACACCTGCGCGCCGGCCCGCTGGACTGGCGCATCGCGGTGCGGGTCTGCGCCGAGGTGTGCGCCGCGCTGGCCGCCGCGCACGGCCACGGCATCGTGCACCGGGACGTGAAACCGGCGAACGTGATCCTCACGCCGTCCGGCGTGAAGGTGCTCGACTTCGGCATCGCCACCCCGGCCGGAGCGCCGGACCGCACGCCGGAGGGGATGGTGGTGGGCACCCCGGCCTACCTGGCTCCGGAGCAGCTCGACCGGCAACCGGCAACCCCGGCCGCCGACATGTACGCCCTGGGCGTGCTGCTCTACTACTGCCTGACCGGCCGCCTGCCCTACGACGCCGACAGCGCCACCCAACTGCTCGGCGTACGCCGCCGCCGGCCGCCCCGGCCCCTGCCGGAGGTCCCCGGGCTGCCGTCGGAGGTGGCCGAGCTGTGCGAGCGCTGCCTCGACTCCGACCCGACCGCGCGCCCGACGAGCGCGATGGCCGCGTTGCTGCTGGCCGAGGCGGTCGACGCCCGGATCTACGTGCCGATGACCGTGCTGCTCCCCCGGCAGCGCGCCCCGGAGGTGTCGCCGTGGACCCGCCGGGCCGCCGCGGAGGCGACCGAGGCGATGGCCCTGGAGGCAGCCACAAGCGGTCGGGTGCGCTGA
- a CDS encoding OsmC family protein has translation MPDPSSWLTETATATAAGGHVRTDDGGLSSALASPLAPHCTGLTPEQLLAAAFASCLHHAAVEAAGKITDEAHTVQVTAEARLGRDDDGRYRADVHAEISSAGLTREQLADLVANADQLWPFSSGDPSRHRLTVTPAENGRH, from the coding sequence ATGCCGGATCCGAGTTCCTGGCTGACCGAGACGGCCACGGCGACCGCGGCGGGCGGTCATGTACGCACCGACGACGGCGGTCTCTCCTCCGCCCTGGCGTCCCCGCTGGCGCCGCACTGCACCGGCCTGACACCGGAGCAGCTCCTGGCCGCCGCGTTCGCCTCCTGCCTGCACCACGCCGCGGTGGAGGCCGCCGGGAAGATCACCGACGAGGCGCACACCGTGCAGGTGACCGCAGAGGCGCGGCTGGGCCGCGACGACGACGGCCGCTACCGGGCCGACGTGCACGCCGAGATCTCCTCGGCCGGGCTCACCCGCGAGCAGCTTGCCGACCTGGTCGCGAACGCCGACCAGCTCTGGCCGTTCTCCAGCGGCGACCCGAGCCGTCACCGGCTCACGGTCACCCCGGCCGAGAACGGCCGGCACTGA
- a CDS encoding endonuclease/exonuclease/phosphatase family protein → MTGQMVDERAGGEPAGRRSRRGTIVIVCAALLAVLLAGHRAVPNVRGLGSLVDSAVPLLGLGVPLLGLAALLCRSRRALLVVLLPALVWAGLYGRAWLPPPAVADATVVRVASQNLRAGNPDPAATVGALAGDAPDLIGLQEVDDDARVAPALAGRYPHRTAVSTVALWSRWPIREAHGVDTGLGWDRALRAVVAAPEGDLTVYVVHLGSARAGHTTTRDETVAALAGTVRADPADRLVVLGDLNTATTDRALDPLTRLLGDAQAEAGQGFGFTWPAEVPVTRPDHVLYRGLTPTRAGVVHTPDTDHRAVTAGFRW, encoded by the coding sequence GTGACGGGGCAGATGGTCGACGAGCGGGCCGGCGGAGAGCCCGCCGGCCGCCGGAGTCGGCGGGGCACGATCGTCATCGTCTGCGCCGCGCTGCTCGCCGTGCTCCTCGCCGGCCACCGGGCGGTCCCCAACGTGCGTGGTCTGGGCAGCCTGGTCGACAGCGCCGTCCCGCTGCTCGGCCTCGGCGTACCCCTGCTCGGGCTCGCGGCGTTGCTGTGCCGCTCCCGCCGGGCGCTGCTCGTCGTGCTGCTGCCGGCGTTGGTCTGGGCCGGTCTCTACGGCCGCGCCTGGCTGCCCCCGCCCGCCGTCGCGGACGCCACCGTGGTCCGGGTGGCCAGCCAGAACCTGCGGGCCGGCAACCCCGACCCGGCCGCCACCGTCGGCGCGCTGGCCGGGGATGCGCCGGACCTGATCGGGTTGCAGGAGGTCGACGACGACGCGCGGGTCGCGCCCGCGCTGGCCGGCCGCTACCCGCACCGGACGGCGGTCTCCACGGTCGCGCTGTGGAGTCGCTGGCCGATCCGCGAGGCCCACGGCGTGGACACCGGACTGGGCTGGGACCGTGCCCTGCGCGCCGTGGTGGCGGCCCCCGAGGGCGACCTGACGGTGTACGTCGTACACCTGGGGTCCGCGCGGGCCGGCCACACGACCACCCGGGACGAGACCGTCGCGGCGCTGGCCGGCACCGTCCGTGCCGACCCGGCCGACCGGCTGGTGGTGCTCGGCGACCTCAACACGGCCACCACCGACCGGGCCCTCGACCCGCTGACCCGGCTGCTCGGCGACGCGCAGGCCGAGGCCGGGCAGGGTTTCGGCTTCACCTGGCCGGCGGAGGTGCCGGTGACCCGCCCGGACCACGTCCTCTACCGGGGGCTCACCCCGACCCGGGCCGGCGTGGTGCACACGCCGGACACCGACCATCGTGCGGTCACCGCCGGCTTCCGCTGGTGA
- a CDS encoding response regulator has product MGQPSPNPVRILVVDDDPGDVLMIEEALEDSDVEKVIDVVADGQEAMEFLRREGRHAEARRPDVILLDLNMPRMDGRQVLGEVKRDENLRTIPIVVLTTSNADTDVVSSYTLQANAYVTKPIDLDDFNDVVRRIDEFFGRVVVLPKHA; this is encoded by the coding sequence ATGGGTCAGCCCAGCCCCAACCCCGTTCGTATCCTGGTGGTGGACGACGATCCGGGCGATGTCCTGATGATCGAGGAAGCGCTTGAGGATTCCGACGTCGAGAAGGTCATCGACGTGGTCGCCGACGGTCAGGAGGCGATGGAGTTCCTCCGTCGCGAGGGTCGGCACGCCGAGGCGCGGCGACCGGACGTCATCCTGCTCGACCTCAACATGCCTCGGATGGACGGGCGGCAGGTGCTCGGCGAGGTCAAGCGGGACGAGAACCTGCGGACCATCCCGATCGTGGTGCTGACCACCTCCAACGCCGACACCGACGTGGTGAGCAGCTACACGCTCCAGGCCAACGCGTACGTGACCAAGCCGATCGACCTGGACGACTTCAACGACGTGGTGCGCCGCATCGACGAGTTCTTCGGCCGGGTGGTCGTGCTCCCGAAGCACGCCTGA
- a CDS encoding STAS domain-containing protein yields the protein MTFTVTHARRGEAGACLRLAGELDLSTVGTLSATIDRLIAEGRRELLLDLSELTFCDSTGIAAFVRGDNLVADDGGWLRLTGATGRVARVLQVTGLAEVLRHDRDTFDPTRSASA from the coding sequence GTGACGTTCACCGTCACGCATGCCCGGCGCGGCGAGGCCGGCGCCTGCCTTCGGCTCGCCGGCGAACTCGACCTGAGCACGGTCGGGACGCTGAGCGCGACGATCGACCGGCTCATCGCCGAGGGCCGGCGTGAGCTGCTGCTCGATCTCAGCGAGTTGACGTTCTGCGACTCCACCGGCATCGCCGCCTTCGTCCGGGGGGACAACCTCGTCGCCGACGACGGCGGGTGGCTGCGGCTCACCGGAGCGACCGGCCGCGTGGCCCGGGTGCTCCAGGTGACCGGCCTGGCCGAGGTGCTACGCCACGATCGCGACACGTTCGACCCGACGCGGTCGGCCAGCGCCTGA
- a CDS encoding cobalamin-dependent protein (Presence of a B(12) (cobalamin)-binding domain implies dependence on cobalamin itself, in one of its several forms, or in some unusual lineages, dependence on a cobalamin-like analog.) encodes MTATSTGADPVRAFPGYLECLAEADEQGAVTVARELLEAGVPAERVLLDLVAPAQAEVGERWARNEWSVAQEHAATHISERVVAAVAAYADPRPTRGRIVMACMDGEWHALPARLVAEVLRLRGWQVVFLGASVPAAHLVSYLHRYDADAVALACALPMRLPHAHRMIEACRRSDVPVVVGGRGFGSDGRWARVLGVAWAPDAPTAADLVADDRALRATPPARLDHLADDEYASLVKRRGELIDSALADLRARVPAVTDYTPAQLDSTVGDLGYIVDFLAAALYVDDGTLFAEFVEWLVEILVSRGVPAAAVGLTLDHYGHELRDFPRAAGFLGRGRAVVGGRSAAAAGR; translated from the coding sequence GTGACCGCGACGAGCACCGGGGCCGACCCGGTCCGCGCCTTCCCCGGCTATCTGGAGTGCCTGGCCGAGGCCGACGAGCAGGGCGCCGTGACGGTGGCCCGGGAGCTGCTGGAGGCCGGTGTGCCGGCCGAGCGGGTCCTGCTCGACCTGGTCGCCCCGGCCCAGGCCGAGGTGGGGGAGCGGTGGGCGCGCAACGAGTGGAGCGTCGCCCAGGAGCACGCCGCCACCCACATCAGCGAGCGGGTGGTGGCCGCGGTGGCCGCGTACGCCGATCCCCGCCCGACCCGCGGCCGGATCGTGATGGCCTGCATGGACGGTGAGTGGCACGCGTTGCCGGCCCGCCTGGTCGCCGAGGTGCTGCGGCTGCGGGGCTGGCAGGTCGTCTTCCTCGGCGCCAGCGTGCCGGCCGCGCATCTGGTGTCCTACCTGCACCGGTACGACGCCGACGCGGTGGCCCTGGCGTGTGCCCTGCCGATGCGGCTGCCGCACGCCCATCGGATGATCGAGGCGTGCCGCCGCTCCGATGTGCCGGTGGTGGTGGGCGGGCGCGGGTTCGGCTCGGACGGCCGCTGGGCGCGCGTGCTCGGGGTGGCGTGGGCACCGGACGCACCGACCGCGGCCGATCTGGTCGCCGACGACCGGGCGCTGCGCGCGACGCCGCCCGCGCGCCTGGACCACCTCGCCGACGACGAGTACGCCAGCCTGGTCAAGCGGCGCGGTGAGCTGATCGACAGCGCGCTCGCCGACCTGCGTGCGCGGGTGCCGGCGGTGACCGACTACACCCCGGCGCAGCTCGACTCGACAGTCGGCGACCTCGGCTACATCGTCGACTTCCTGGCCGCCGCGCTCTACGTGGACGACGGGACGCTGTTCGCCGAGTTCGTCGAGTGGCTGGTGGAGATTCTCGTCAGCCGCGGCGTGCCGGCGGCTGCGGTCGGGCTCACCCTGGACCACTATGGACACGAGTTGCGCGACTTCCCGCGCGCGGCCGGTTTCCTCGGCCGGGGGCGCGCCGTGGTGGGCGGCCGGTCCGCGGCGGCGGCGGGCCGCTGA
- a CDS encoding PP2C family protein-serine/threonine phosphatase: protein MTASDVRGSDPGDGRISTTSAARAPAWSAVAATTSELPPLAPDFDIAAVPEWSEVVEHFREGLIVCDADGVVRQVSPVAERLVPEVAPGEVLAAAAVAPLHGDGPAEFTHHGRRLRLRPVSLSRGRRCWYVEDVTESVSRADALLAERARSLFLAVVGEKLGNPLHPDRAAAAVARLAVPAVADVAVLVLAPRAGRARWWRAVRADDEAPAVDTGVLPASALPAAIEAGLAGAEPHALDWLAEQAAEAGWLPGLDVPGATARVVPLPGRESPAGVLLVARRAGRWYDEADVDLVRAFAARAGAALTTALLYREQAEVADTLQASLLPVEPAAVSGGQWGTAYRPAQAGLRIGGDFYGSHRLADGGSVFFLGDVSGKGVEAAVFTGQLRQCLHALHRVESQPGRLLKLLNDALLETTQAHGQGRFATMVLGVSRPHRDGGLTLTLAGGGHLPPLVLRESGAVEVVPLSGMLIGVVPDPRIGEVTVHLAPGETCLLYSDGVTEARGGRRGDEQFGAERLLTAVAGCHRMPAAALAERVEQVTCDWLAHGDHDDIAVLALRATGPSGRASRHLHAVPGPTNADRAREQPA, encoded by the coding sequence GTGACTGCTTCCGACGTCAGGGGTTCCGACCCGGGCGACGGACGGATCTCCACGACGAGTGCCGCACGGGCTCCGGCGTGGTCCGCCGTCGCCGCGACCACGTCCGAGCTCCCACCGCTGGCCCCCGACTTCGACATCGCCGCCGTACCCGAGTGGTCCGAGGTGGTGGAGCACTTCCGCGAAGGCCTCATCGTCTGCGACGCCGACGGCGTGGTGCGTCAGGTGAGCCCGGTAGCGGAACGCCTCGTCCCCGAGGTGGCGCCCGGCGAGGTGCTCGCCGCCGCCGCGGTGGCGCCCCTGCACGGCGACGGCCCGGCCGAGTTCACCCACCACGGACGGCGGCTGCGGCTGCGTCCGGTGTCGCTCTCGCGCGGCCGGCGCTGCTGGTACGTGGAGGACGTCACCGAGAGCGTCAGCCGGGCCGACGCGCTGCTCGCCGAACGGGCTCGTTCGCTGTTCCTCGCCGTGGTCGGCGAGAAGCTCGGCAATCCGCTGCACCCCGACCGCGCCGCCGCCGCCGTGGCACGGCTCGCGGTGCCCGCGGTGGCCGACGTGGCGGTGCTGGTGCTGGCCCCGCGCGCCGGACGGGCCCGCTGGTGGCGGGCGGTGCGCGCGGACGACGAGGCCCCCGCCGTGGATACCGGCGTGCTGCCCGCCTCCGCGCTGCCCGCGGCGATCGAGGCCGGTCTCGCCGGCGCCGAGCCGCACGCGCTGGACTGGCTGGCCGAGCAGGCCGCCGAGGCCGGTTGGCTGCCCGGCCTCGACGTGCCCGGCGCGACCGCCCGGGTGGTGCCCCTGCCCGGCCGGGAGTCGCCGGCCGGTGTGCTGCTGGTGGCCCGCCGGGCCGGTCGCTGGTACGACGAGGCCGACGTCGACCTGGTCCGGGCGTTTGCGGCCCGGGCCGGCGCGGCGCTGACCACCGCCCTGCTCTACCGCGAGCAGGCCGAGGTCGCCGACACCCTGCAGGCCAGCCTGCTGCCGGTCGAGCCGGCCGCGGTCTCGGGCGGGCAGTGGGGCACGGCCTACCGGCCGGCGCAGGCCGGGTTGCGCATCGGCGGCGACTTCTACGGCTCCCACCGGCTCGCCGACGGCGGCTCGGTCTTCTTCCTCGGTGACGTGTCGGGCAAGGGCGTGGAGGCGGCGGTTTTCACCGGGCAGCTCCGCCAGTGCCTGCACGCGCTGCACCGGGTCGAGTCGCAGCCGGGCCGGTTGCTGAAGCTGCTCAACGACGCGCTGCTGGAGACGACCCAGGCTCACGGGCAGGGTCGGTTCGCGACCATGGTGCTCGGCGTGAGCCGACCGCACCGCGACGGCGGGCTGACCCTGACCCTGGCCGGCGGCGGGCACCTGCCTCCGCTGGTGCTGCGCGAGTCCGGCGCGGTCGAGGTGGTGCCGTTGAGCGGGATGCTGATCGGCGTGGTGCCGGACCCGCGGATCGGCGAGGTGACCGTGCACCTGGCGCCGGGGGAGACGTGCCTGCTCTACAGCGACGGCGTGACCGAGGCGCGGGGTGGGCGGCGCGGCGACGAGCAGTTCGGCGCCGAGCGGCTGCTCACCGCCGTGGCCGGCTGCCATCGGATGCCCGCGGCGGCGCTGGCCGAGCGGGTCGAGCAGGTGACCTGCGACTGGCTGGCCCACGGCGACCACGACGACATCGCGGTGCTCGCGCTGCGGGCGACGGGTCCGTCCGGCCGCGCGTCCCGGCACCTGCACGCGGTGCCCGGCCCGACCAACGCCGACCGAGCGAGGGAGCAGCCCGCGTGA
- a CDS encoding STAS domain-containing protein, giving the protein MDDSDPAAPVVSVGGDLAYTTAMPLRTEVDRLLAAHPATLVVDFADLVFLDSTGLSVIVHAWREGQQVGTAIELRSVPRFLATILDMTGVTALLDRPAAGGRPAPGSIVSA; this is encoded by the coding sequence GTGGACGATTCCGATCCCGCCGCGCCGGTGGTGAGCGTCGGAGGTGACCTGGCCTACACCACCGCCATGCCGCTGCGGACCGAGGTGGACCGCCTGCTCGCCGCGCATCCGGCCACGCTGGTGGTGGACTTCGCCGACCTGGTCTTCCTCGACAGCACCGGCCTGTCGGTGATCGTGCACGCCTGGCGGGAGGGTCAGCAGGTCGGCACGGCGATCGAGCTCCGTTCCGTCCCGCGCTTCCTGGCGACCATCCTCGACATGACCGGGGTGACCGCTCTGCTGGACCGCCCCGCGGCGGGCGGCCGGCCCGCCCCCGGCTCGATCGTGTCCGCATGA
- a CDS encoding STAS domain-containing protein, with protein sequence MSPGVAPGTGGWDHQAVRAPLLSIEVDRIDAGSARLRLAGELDFDTAPDLVEAAAGLRRDGHQELWLDFAGVTLCDSSGLSALLVVHRAGAGAVHLLGLNPRIQRLLDRTGLADVLAVAPHAAPGATHDVVTSRAAAADAREVG encoded by the coding sequence ATGAGCCCGGGGGTGGCCCCGGGCACGGGCGGCTGGGACCATCAAGCGGTGCGCGCGCCGCTGCTGTCCATCGAGGTGGACCGGATCGACGCCGGGTCCGCCCGGCTGCGGCTCGCCGGTGAGCTCGACTTCGACACCGCGCCGGACCTCGTCGAGGCAGCCGCCGGGCTGCGCCGCGACGGCCACCAGGAGCTGTGGCTCGACTTCGCCGGCGTGACGCTCTGCGACTCCTCCGGCCTGAGCGCGCTGCTGGTCGTGCACCGCGCCGGCGCCGGCGCGGTCCACCTGCTCGGGCTGAATCCGCGGATCCAGCGGCTGCTCGACCGCACCGGTCTGGCGGACGTGCTGGCCGTCGCCCCGCACGCGGCGCCCGGCGCCACCCACGACGTGGTCACCTCGCGGGCGGCAGCCGCCGACGCCCGCGAGGTGGGCTGA
- a CDS encoding DUF2267 domain-containing protein gives MRKQMEGDNKRRRALARQAREQGRRPSQTGASLSASKQVTSLDRHDRSGPPPAGRHKPDSTRGGPAPPPVGVAERPRPLPDPPTGRAATMSYRELVDDVSRRAGVDFTEAKIAAEATVLALARALDESERERLLDAVPVKLHDVVPVDGIERRHDLPGFLAEVGRRSRLTPDQARYQAEATLAALADADAELVGSLRVPDGLRDLLAPADYGGGLVGASSATPPLTEPELRDALASLPYWSSDRRSLVRTIELPGGDLDRLLDRLDRLRAEGGRGPQIGRPDPDNAVLTVRTQHADGVTAADVDLAQRVDAALDTAG, from the coding sequence ATGCGCAAGCAGATGGAGGGCGACAACAAGCGCCGCCGGGCCCTCGCCCGCCAGGCCCGCGAGCAGGGGCGGCGACCGAGTCAGACCGGTGCCAGCCTGAGCGCGTCCAAGCAGGTCACCTCGCTGGACCGCCACGACCGGTCCGGCCCGCCGCCGGCCGGCCGGCACAAGCCGGACAGCACGCGCGGCGGTCCCGCGCCGCCCCCGGTCGGGGTGGCCGAGCGGCCACGCCCGCTTCCGGATCCGCCCACCGGACGGGCCGCCACGATGAGCTACCGGGAGCTCGTCGACGACGTGAGCCGACGCGCCGGCGTCGACTTCACCGAGGCGAAGATCGCGGCGGAGGCCACGGTGCTCGCCCTGGCCCGGGCGCTCGACGAGAGCGAACGGGAACGGCTGCTCGACGCGGTGCCGGTGAAGCTGCACGACGTGGTGCCGGTGGACGGCATCGAGCGGCGGCACGACCTGCCGGGTTTCCTGGCCGAAGTCGGGCGGCGCAGCCGGCTCACCCCGGACCAGGCGCGCTACCAGGCCGAGGCGACCCTGGCCGCCCTCGCCGACGCCGACGCAGAACTGGTCGGCTCGTTGCGCGTACCCGACGGATTGCGGGACCTGCTCGCACCGGCCGACTACGGCGGTGGCCTGGTGGGCGCCTCCTCGGCCACGCCGCCGCTGACCGAGCCGGAGCTGCGGGACGCGCTGGCGTCGCTGCCCTACTGGTCCAGCGACAGGCGGTCGTTGGTGCGTACCATCGAGCTGCCCGGCGGCGACCTGGACCGGCTGCTGGACCGGCTGGACCGGCTCCGGGCCGAGGGTGGGCGTGGTCCGCAGATCGGCCGCCCCGACCCGGACAACGCCGTGCTCACCGTCCGGACCCAGCACGCCGACGGCGTGACCGCCGCGGACGTCGACCTGGCCCAGCGCGTCGACGCCGCTCTCGACACCGCCGGTTGA